The Edwardsiella tarda ATCC 15947 = NBRC 105688 region GGGCGGGGTGCTGCTCAACCAAAAACTGAACCCGGACACGCTGGAGAATGAAAGCGATCGCCAGAAACTGATGCAGTTGCTACGTACCTTCTTTGAGGTCCATCAAGGCTGGCACGTACAGTACAACATCGTTTCGCGCGAGACGCTGCTGGATGCCAAGGCGCACCCGGAGCGCTACCGCGATCTGGTCGTACGCGTCGCCGGCTATTCGGCCTTCTTCACAGCGCTGTCGCCGGATACTCAAGACGACATCATCGCCCGTACCGAGCACGTGCTGTAAAGAAAAACGGCACTGTCCGTTGGACAGTGCCGTTTACCGTAAGCGTTAACCGCTCGATCAATTCATCTTATGCAGACGTTTCACGTCGATCTTCGTGGTGCTCCAATCTTTATCGACTTCCCCTTGGATCTCCACTTTATCTTGCGGGGTGATGGTCTGACCGTTCCAGTACTTATGATCGATCTCGACTTCGATGGTGCCACTCGCATCACGGAAGGTATAGTGATCGCCGCGTACACGCTGTTCGATATGCCCCTGAAGGGTCACCCAGCTATTGTCACTCATCTCTTTCGCCTTCGCGATGGTGGTGACCGCCTGTTGACCGCCGACAAAGCCGCCTTGCTGAGTAGTCTGGGTCTGTTGCGCCGCACCCGGGCCAGAGAAGCCACCCGTCTGAGCGAAAACCGGTGCACTGCACAGGGCCAAGATAGCAACAATCGCCGCACTTTTTTTCATTGTTATACTCCCGTGATGGAATTCAGAAAGCAGTCTCGCCAACTGCCGATGTGTGCATTACACCAAACAGTCCTTAACAAGATCTTAAGTATTGATTCTAGCGCTCAATTATTCCAGCTAGCGCTAACAGACTTCACTTCTCCCATCACCGTGCTGTACAAAAGGTTTGCCACACGGTTAAATCGGGCGCAAAACCCAAACGAAGATGACACTATGCGCGTACTGTTAATCGAAGACGATCGCTTGATTGGCGATGGCATCAAGGCCGGCCTCAGTAAGATGGGCTTTACGCTGGACTGGTTCAGTGACGGTAACCAAGGCTTGGCGGCATTAGATGCCGCCCCCTACGATGCCGTCATCCTGGATCTCAGCCTGCCTGGGATCGATGGGTTGGAGATCCTACGTCGCTGGCGCGAGGCGGGGCATGCTGAACCCGTGCTTATCCTTACTGCTCGAGACGCCTTGGAGCAACGAGTTACCGGGTTGCAGCAGGGCGCGGATGACTACCTCTGCAAGCCCTTCGCGCTGATTGAAGTCGCCGCCCGGTTACAGGCGCTGATACGGCGCAACCATGGGCAAACCCAGACGCAGCTAAGCCACGGAGCGGTCACCCTCGATCCGCTGAGTCTCACCGCCACCCTGGATGGCGCCCCATTACTCTTGAAGCCGAAAGAGTTTGCCTTGCTGGAGCTGCTGCTGCGTAACGCCGGTCGCGTGCTACCGCGCAGTCTCATCGAAGAGAAGCTCTACAATTGGGAGGGCGATGTCTCCAGTAATGCGGTCGAGGTTCATATTCACCACCTGCGGCGTAAGCTGGGCAGCGCGTTTATCCGAACCGTCCATGGCGTGGGCTATACCCTGGGAGACGCCTGATGCTGCATCTGCCACGCCGCCTGGCACATAGCCTGCGCGCCCGCTTAACCGGCGGTTTTCTCATCCTGGTGCTACTGGTATGGAGCAGTGCCAGCGCCTTGGCCTGGTATCAGACTCGCGCGGCCTTGAATGAGCTGTTCGATACCCAGCAGATGCTGTTCGCCAAACGCCTGCTGGCTTTCGATCTCAGCCAGTTGAAGTCCCCGATCCAACTACCACAAAGCCATGATCTCTTGCGTAAACACCGGGGAGATCAAGATAACGATGCCTTGGCCTTCGCCATCTTCAGCGCCGATGGCCGTATGTTGCTCAACGACGGCGACAATGGCGATAACCTGGTCTACAACTATCGGCGTGATGGTTTCACCGACGGCTATCTCAACAACGATGATGACAGCTGGCGCCTACTCTGGCTGACCACCCCGGACGGCCGCTACCGCATTCTGGTCGGGCAAGAGTGGGACTACCGTGACGACATGGCGCTGAGTATCGTCGCCGCGCAGATGGCTCCCTGGCTGGTGGCGTTGCCGATCATGGTGATCTTACTACTGATCGTGATCAGCCGCGGGCTGGCGCCATTACACCGCCTCGCGGCCACCCTGGGCCGCCGCCGTCCCGATGATGCGACACCCTTGGCACGTGGCGCCATTCCCAGCGAGGTGTGGCCGGTCGTCGAGTCGCTCAATACCCTCTTCTCGCGCACCACCGCCCAGATGGTACGTGAACGCCGCTTCACCTCCGATGCCGCCCACGAGCTGCGCACACCGCTGGCGGCGTTACGCGTCCAGGCCGAGGTAGTTCAGCTGGCGCAAGATGATGCCGCATTACGTCAACGCGCACTCAGCCAGTTAGATCAAGGTATCGATCGGGCGACGCGCCTGGTCGATCAGCTATTAACGCTGTCGCGCCTGGATTCGCTGGCACAACTCAACGATGTGCAGTCGCGCCCCTTGGCCGAGATGCTGCAAGAGGCGGTTATCGAGATGGATGCGAGGGCGCATGCCGCGGGCGTCACCCTGGCCCTCTGTGTCGAGGACACCAACGTCAGCCGCCAAATCCAGCCACTGCTGTTCTCCCTGCTACTGCGTAATCTGCTGGATAACGCCATCCGTTACAGCTCGGCAGGCAGCCAGGTCACTCTGCGGCTGGATAGTCGCTGCCTCCAAGTGACAGACAACGGTAGCGGTGTCGATGACGAGGTACTACAGCGCCTGGGTGAGCGCTTCTATCGCCCTCCCGGCCAGGAGAAAACCGGCAGCGGTCTGGGACTGTCCATTGTGCGCCAGATCGCGACC contains the following coding sequences:
- the qseC gene encoding quorum sensing histidine kinase QseC; the protein is MLHLPRRLAHSLRARLTGGFLILVLLVWSSASALAWYQTRAALNELFDTQQMLFAKRLLAFDLSQLKSPIQLPQSHDLLRKHRGDQDNDALAFAIFSADGRMLLNDGDNGDNLVYNYRRDGFTDGYLNNDDDSWRLLWLTTPDGRYRILVGQEWDYRDDMALSIVAAQMAPWLVALPIMVILLLIVISRGLAPLHRLAATLGRRRPDDATPLARGAIPSEVWPVVESLNTLFSRTTAQMVRERRFTSDAAHELRTPLAALRVQAEVVQLAQDDAALRQRALSQLDQGIDRATRLVDQLLTLSRLDSLAQLNDVQSRPLAEMLQEAVIEMDARAHAAGVTLALCVEDTNVSRQIQPLLFSLLLRNLLDNAIRYSSAGSQVTLRLDSRCLQVTDNGSGVDDEVLQRLGERFYRPPGQEKTGSGLGLSIVRQIATLHGMRVQFAHAPGGGFQVTLHW
- the qseB gene encoding quorum sensing response regulator transcription factor QseB gives rise to the protein MRVLLIEDDRLIGDGIKAGLSKMGFTLDWFSDGNQGLAALDAAPYDAVILDLSLPGIDGLEILRRWREAGHAEPVLILTARDALEQRVTGLQQGADDYLCKPFALIEVAARLQALIRRNHGQTQTQLSHGAVTLDPLSLTATLDGAPLLLKPKEFALLELLLRNAGRVLPRSLIEEKLYNWEGDVSSNAVEVHIHHLRRKLGSAFIRTVHGVGYTLGDA
- a CDS encoding YgiW/YdeI family stress tolerance OB fold protein; amino-acid sequence: MKKSAAIVAILALCSAPVFAQTGGFSGPGAAQQTQTTQQGGFVGGQQAVTTIAKAKEMSDNSWVTLQGHIEQRVRGDHYTFRDASGTIEVEIDHKYWNGQTITPQDKVEIQGEVDKDWSTTKIDVKRLHKMN